From the genome of Diachasmimorpha longicaudata isolate KC_UGA_2023 chromosome 19, iyDiaLong2, whole genome shotgun sequence:
ctaattaaaaaattcaaaacttattttttttaattcttataaaattgttattgcaatagaattaatttctattttctattctttagatttgacaattaaaacaattatttaattaatttattgtcatttttataaaattattaatgcaatacaattaatttctcttttctattttttagattcgagtaaaaaaaatttaatttaatttatgtaaaattaaagttttctttgtaaatttttatggCATATAATTATTCCAAAAGCTCTCCCAACAGGGATGACGCGTATAaactaaaaatttaatcacGTATTTCTCCGTAAATTCCTCCGTGAATTTGACGAATGCATATGCTGCAACTTAGACAACAAGTAATTACGTATGTCGTGTTTTTATCTTTGAAATCGTGCGGGCAGCACATTGACTACGACCAAGCACCTGCCACGAGAGCGTGCCAACGCATACACACGACCCCATCACCGTGACGTAAATACACCCCTTCGGCATTTCTATTTATCCCGAATAATTTCCACTCGAGCAAACGAacactgaatttttccattaaaaattcgCGTTCCCCTCACAAGACGATACGACATCAAGTGGAGCTTCACAGTCTCATTATCGATCTAATTATAATTCCAAGGCTTACCCAGCACTTGTGGTGTCGTCATCGGTGACCGCACAAggacgaaaaaggaaaaatccagacgaatttttatgtttaaaaCATGATTCATGAATAACAAGACAAAGAATTCtcagggaatgaaaaaaaatcgctgtTTATTCCGACAAAAACAGCAACAAATGTCAACAATTGATAACAGGGATTTCCCtgtgtttattatttatcaccaaaaagataacaaaaatatatttatcattCTACGGTACAATAAAAGAAGCATAAAAAACATTAGCGATGACGAAGGCAGAAAAATCCATTTGCAAtaacattaataaataaactctCCAGACCTTGACCTTGACCTTGACGAGGTTTAAAGTCCGTCAGGATATCCTACAGATCCAGACTCAGGACTGTCCATCAGACTATCCAACAGATTTAGCCTCCGGCTGATCAGCTGATCCCCCTCCGCATCGCTGTAAAGATCCAACAAGATCGATCATAATAAATCAATCGTCAGAACGATCCACCAGGACATCAACTTACTCCCAACAAAATCCCAAATCCTGACGTCTGGACTATTCCGCCGGCGGACACTGGTCTGGCCGGACGCATTGTCCTTCCGAATTACGAAGATACCCTCGCCGACACTGGCAGACATTCACCCGACATTCCTGAAAGAAATCACCCCATCAACATCAGATTATCCCATCGTATTCCACCCCACGATCACCCGCCCAACCCGGACGCGGCTGACCGCCGGGTCAGCCGCGTCATCAACTGATGTTGATGAACCTAACGAAGGGCTCGCGTGAAGGTCCTCACCGGAGTGCACAGCATCGTACTAGATCTGTCGCAAGTCGGCGGACATGCGCTACCGCAGAAGGTGCACTCATCATTCGGACCGCCAGTGCATCTTCGAGTGCATTGACCAGGTTGACCGGACGAAGGGCACTGGTCAGGACGAACGCATTGTCCTTCGGAATTGCGAACGAAACCTCTGTCACACTCGCAGACGTTGATGAGACATTGCTGGAAGGGATTGAAGACTTCAAAGGGTTTGATTTCGGACCCAAAAAGGGCGAGAAGAAGCTTTTGATTGATCACTTCAAGTTAAGGACGAGGTAAAGGACGAAAGTTGGGCCAGGAACGAACGGTTGAGGACGATACCGAAGGGTTAATGAAGATCGCTCACCAAAGTGCAGATCCTGGGATTGGGTCTGTCACAACTGAGAGGACAAGCGCTTCCGCAGAGGGTGCAGCGGTCGTGAGGCCCTCCGGTGCATCGGCGGGTGCATTGAGGTTGCCGGGACTGCGGACACTGGTCAGGGCGGACACATCGTCCTGCCGCATTGCGAACGTACCCCCGTTCACATTCGCAGGTGTTCACTATGCATTGCTGAAAGTGATAAGGCCCAAGTGATTACGGTCCCATTCGCGGTGGAGAGCTAACGACACCCTGAACTGATTGTTTTCATGATTATGAAGTCAGTTGTGATGAAGCTGATGACGCGGCCCTACGTCCCACCCGTGGGCCTCATTCCCAATAAGAAAATCCAGATTTTTAACGATCAATTCACGTGATTACGTCGTTGGGACTTGCGTTTTCGTCCGCGGAATTTGGGAACAAGAAGTTTTGGGACTGACTGAGACTATTTGTGATGGGAGGAGTGAGTTTGAACGAACCCTGACCCCCCGGGCACAAGGACAAGGCCCCCCAGACCTTTAGAAGAGGCCGCGGTTAAcgaatatcaaaaaaaaaaatcgataaatggGCCTGACGATGTCTTACCAAAGTGCAAGCCTCGGGATTGGGTCTGTCACAAGTCCGAGGACACGCACTCCCGCAGAGGGTGCACCTGTCATGGCGACCGCCAGTGCATCTCCGCGTGCATCTTGGGTCCCTTCTCGGGCATTGGTTGGGCCTGACGCACCGTCCGCGCGCGTTCCGAACGTACCCTTGATCACATCGGCAAACGTTGACGACACATTGCTGTGAAATTCCATGAAGATGAGAACACGAGACTTGTCTAGGTCTAATCCTAGTTCCTTccgggatgaaaaaattactgtcgATTGAATATCCCCCAGGACTTCTTCCCAAATCATCTTCGGGACCCAAAAAGGTTCTTCATAAACCAAAATTTCGAGGAGATGACGTCCAAGGAACTTGGACAGCTCTTGGAGGTCTTGTTCCTTCTTCAGGACTTGATCCTCCGCTTTAGGGACTATCGATCTAAATTATCGTCACTAGGATCCTCCCCAGGGGTCCCCAGGAGTCCCCAGGACCCTCAGAACCCACCGAATATCCTCTCAAGGATCTTCCGAAGATATTCAAAAGACAGAAATCGTTTCTTTTCCCGTGGAACAACTCACTTTCGTGCAAATCCCAGGTTCCGGTCGATCGCAGGTCAGCGGACACGCAGTTCCGCATAGGGTGCACTTATCGTTAGGGCCCCCGGTGCATCTGGCTGTGCATTCTGGGTCCGGCTCGGACGATTCCGTCGACGGTTCCGCGACCGACGTCTGCGCGTTCGCTATCTGCAACCCTGAAAGTTATCAACGGCATGCGATCATAATCGATCGCCCCatcatcgataatcgattgtcGGGGCCTCATGGCGTCTTTAGGGGTCACAACCGGGGGAAGATGGACGCCGACCCCGCGGTGGCGCTAGTGCAGCGACAACTTCCGCGCGgaatcactgaatttttcaaatgggaCTCACCTAGGACTGTCCCAAGGACCAACAAGAGGATCTTCACGTGTCTCTCCATCTTTGGGGTCCTTATCGTCAGTCGAATCACTAGAAGAATGAGTTCACGCTCGATTAGGCACAAAGTATTTATACCGAGATGATTCGCACGCTTTGAAAGCTCGCGAATTTTCCTGTTTACAATTTGCAAATACGAACGTATCTGAGTTATCTCCGATTACTGTTCGGTATCAGACTAAACACTCATTGTTATTACGTTTAAAAATAACTTTTCATGACATCGTCTGGTGGTAAACGACAGACGTCGATCCAATTACAAAATTGGGGACAATAGACCGTCGATCACACGCTCCAGGTCATCCGAATACTAGACAACCCCAACGTAATCACACGAGAATTAATTTGTTTGACCAACATTTCGTGTTTGATTATCCCACGGGTTTCATACCCCATCAAAGGGACGGTACCCTTACGATTGTCGAGTGGCATCAGGGGTGGTGCACCCTAATTGTAGCACAATTCTGGTGAGTCAATAGTCAAATGGGAACGAATTCCGTTGAAGGACCGCACCCCAATCGCTTCATCCACGAGGTTCAGTCTAAATAggaatcgattatcgatgcGGAAGGTATCGATATCACGTCTCGTCGTGAATTTTTCCGCGAAACCGActtttccctgaattttccgCATCCGAATCCGTGTTGGGAGGACTCAGGCCCTTCTCTGGGGTCAGAATCACCGAATCCGTTGGGCGTTAAGGGAATGCCGGTGATTGGGCCTGATAAGGAAGCAGCGTTGGGTCGCGTGGGTACCACCTGCTGTCTTTCCAACCACCAGACGTCACCTGCGACCACCAGGAGACAAGTTCCCCGCAACCGGGGACTTTCGCGCTTTCGAAAATGAAGGAATCGTCGAGGCGTGTCTCCTTGGCACATGTCGTgaaacgaaaaatatccgGTAAGGAAATTTTTGCAGGCACGTGCTGGCCCAAGGACCCCCGAGGTACCTGCCCCTGGTGGTCGCGCATGCGTAAATCCGCCGAGGACCTCCTGCACCTGCGGAAGTCACCCCAAGGAAGTTTCGTTTGTTGATAGTGGTGATGGGTTGCGTATTGAGGGTACGCACATGCCGAGGAATTTGCTTGAAGGGGGTTGGTTTGACGATGAAATACTTTTGGGCACCTGCAGCCCCCAAGACGGGACTGATACCTTCGGGGACTTCAGCGGTGCGTGATTCCGGGAGCATATGGGGTGCAATTGTGTAACCGCCTGGAGTGGGACTACTGGGGGTTGGTAACTGCGGAACTAGTGGAGTCGATATTCGTCTTCGATTGGGCCTTaaaggggtggggggtgggggtATTGAGATCGAGACGTTGAGGATTTGTTTTTGGGACCTGAGATGGTAGTGATTTTTGGAAGTGAGGGAGTGGATTTTTTAGGGAATCGGTTCTATCGGGATAAGGCCCCATGCGGGGCATGTTGGGCCCATTATGGTGCacttcaagattttttttttcacgtttgaTTCAACCCCGAGGGTTCAAAATCGAACGcagtattaaaataatttatttcatctcaACTATTGAGGCCCAGTGAGGCCCCAAACTATGGAATCAGACAATTTCGTCTGAATGATTCCCTTTTCGACGTTTCCAATCACGAAATCctattctcgattttttttttgaactgTGACTATCGGACCCAAAACCCCGACTTGACAATAAATTAGTTTGACAATTTTCTCGAAAATAAAAGGCCCAAATACTTCCGGAGCGcgttcataaattcaatttccatttcTACTAATTAACCCTCGAAATATTCGGATGAACCTTTATATCAAAACACAGCAGGTCCTGGGGGTCACTCGGCCATGTCTCCCCGGAGGGTGGAGCCCAGAGGCACCATCACCACCCATAATCAGCCTCACCATTGCATACTCAGGGGAGCGTGACAGACAGGTGACACGCGTGCGCCATGCGCTCAAGCCTTCTAGCTCATTTCAAGCACAAGCGGTCGTATGtggaaacaataaaatattgaaattgggGGGGTAAACATGGGACGGGCCCAACTGTTGGTCACGTGCCGTTGTTAGCCatcgtaattatttttaatgaactttttcCTCGATTTCCCGCGCTCGCTGACGATCTAACCTCACTTTACGGAGCGATCTAACCTCGTTTTTCATTTTGGCGGCCATTACCCTAATTTTTTCGCTGTCAACGGACCCAATATCGATAccatcgatatctcgaaagtccCTCACATTTATTACTCATCGATAGAGTCGTCAAAAGCGATTAATTTGAATCGATAACTAGTttgaacagaaattttttaacgcgacaatttttttttttttcaaaatcgccatttgcaattttcaattttattattatttcgatatTTCTGTTGTGTTTAGAGTTAATTACGTCGACAAAAGATTAATTCCCGATAATTTATCGAACAATCCAGATTATTCCAACCGCACCATCACTCGCTTATCGATCCCACCCCCATCTCTATCATCCCCCTAAAACAACCCCTCCCCAACCTACTCCAATAATATTATCCAGACCACCCAGTACCGTTTAATCCCCTCGAATATCCAGCAATTTCCCGAGCAACTCCGCAAACCCAATACTTCGTAAACCAATCGAACAGATTAAATTCGATATCAGTCCAGTCgaatcgattaattaataacgaaGGGATTTCTCCTCGTGAACTTAAACGAGAATTTCATATCACCCGGAACGAATCGTGTAACGATCCACCGGTGGGAACGATGAATCGAGAACGAGACTAAAAAGTTatctttttattaaaaaaaaaaataaaaaaaaaaaataaaaataaaaataacgtaaCCAAGTGAATTCAGCATGAGCTGGCTGACGAAGAACGGAAGTATCAGGAGCAAGGATAGGTAGGCAAGTTTATAAGATAAGCAACATGGAGTGTATAACCAAGGGTATATCCAATGGTGCGAGAAGGTAACGTATCACGATTCGTCCATCGGTGTCTGGTTTATCCGGATCCCTTATTCGTGATACGTAATCGCTTACTTTAGTGTATTGGTAAGACACCCGGACTCTACCTCGTCTGCAGCGCccgcggggggagggggagggagggggggggctgGGCCCCTCGATGGAGAGGGGGTAGGGCCCCTCGGCCCAGTGACTTATCGCTCCAATTCAAAGATGGCGGGACTGTTGGCTTTTTACGATAAATTACGTGATCTTGTGAATCGATCAAATGATCACGGGACACGCTATACGGGAGCGGTAACAAGAGCGCCAAAAAATTTGATGGCAAGTGCACATGAACTTTATTTACAGGCGTCTTCGAGTTATCGAGAGAGTTAAACCTGTTTCAAGGGGGTGGGGTGGGAAGGGGAAGGGTTGTATGGTAGGTGAAGAAGTTGGAAAAGTTGAAGTGTTTGGTTTCAGGGATTGTGGAGAGGtataattgtgattttttgaggggggagggaatttTTGGGGGGAAGGGGTTGATGGGGGTGAGAAGGGGGTTGTATGGGGTGTGTGAAGAAGTTGGAAAAATTGTTCTGTTTGATTTCAGGAATTATGGAGTGGTATAACTGTGTTTTTTTGAAGGGGGAGGAATTTTGGGGCGAAGGGGTTGATAGTGGGGGGTAGTTTTGGAAGGGGGTAGGAATGACGGGGATAGAGGGGTTGATTTCATGTTTCCGCGGGTgtagaaatataaataatattttttttatggaagttTGGTGATGGTAAAGGGGGTTGGGGGCGGTGGGGCCTGATTGGGCCCGATATAGGGGATGAATACTATTTTTGGGGGTTTGTTTTGAGTGGTGAGGGTTGAATGCAAGAGGCAATTCGGTGTAAATACAGAAGAATTATGTCATGATATCCTGGAACAAGGCCCCGGATTGTTGGTAATGTCGGGGGGACTCACGTGTACGCCATTGGGTGGATAGCGATGGAGAGACTCCCGTCGGATATCCATAAATCTATTTGATAGTAGAAAGTACTACCATTATTCTGAAACTAGAAATTTATCCGTCTTCCTATTGCTGCGCATATCGTGCGCAAAATTTCTACCTTTTGACCTCGAAACTGACGACTTTTGTTCGATATAAATCGAACTATTTACGATTTTACTTCTAATTAACAGCAATTAACATTTTAACCCtctcaattttaatttaaccCACAAAAATCCCCACACAAATGGCCCATTCTAATTTCGGATCCCATCAACACTTCAAATAAATCATATATAAGTCCCAAAATTTTCGTAAGTCCCAAAGTTTCCGTAAATAACTCTAAAATCCTCGAGTACTTCAATCCAAATGTtactaaacaatttttctcgatGATCCCAAcctctttattattattattactatttatAGTGATGGGCCTTATACTCAATGGGCCCTACAATACATTATTTACACTCTCACTCTATTCCATTACTTTCCTGCCCACAATACATAATAATATTCTAAATTTCtactttaaattaaaaaaaaaattacaaacttCCCCTTTAACAACAAATTCAGTGACGTCAGGACTTAatgccccctcccctccccccccttcTCCTGTAACATAATCCCGATGAAAATTGAGATGTCAATATGGCGGTATGTTCCTCAATTAACTCGAAGATATCGCCGCGACGTAACAGGGTCAGAGAGTAAAGAGCGAGGCGAGAATATCGCGTGACGTCTTGGGCCTCTCGGTGGTCccatccctcccccctccaccccttcTACCCACCCTGCatcctgccccccccccctccgcaACCCTCACCCTTTTTTAATCCTTTGTGAACACCATCACTCCCCCTCAACACACAACACATAAGTTTGAACAACTCTCGTTGTGGGTCCGTTGGGGCATCAAACGAAGATGGCGCGCTCGCGCGCGCGAACGCGTCCTGTGTGGCGCTCGGTTTCTCGCCGATGCCAACATAAAACCGCACCGTTTATGGGGTTGGTACCTCGATAATTCACAACATTGTCCGTACGGGATATTTACGGCTCGCTTCGTTACGACTGCCTCACGGTATATGGAGAAAACGTTTCAACCGTtcgccatttttatttttgtttatttattttttttttttgcagttgaATCCTATCATTGATActcaaatattattactttaggaataaattttatgatcatttttattggctctgaaataaaataatgatcgGGTGATAATGTTAAGGAGAAAGTAAAGATATTTTAGGGGTAATTCGTCTGTTTACTTTGTCTATCATCCCCTATTTTGATTTTGAACGTTCAAACTCGAACGATCTCCAGTTTCAGTTCGATTTAACGCCAAAATTCCCATCGATTTCGATGATTTAACACCGAATACGTCGAATATACGGAGATGGAACCTCAAAATCCGAATAACCAGCCTCTCCTGATCGCCATTCCGGCATCGCCGACATTCCGCCGACGTTAGGCCAACTGTCGGCCGAATATCGGCCCAATGTCGGCCCTTCGTATACTAGTAGGATCATGCCACGTGTATCCAACCGCGTAAAAATCCACCGAATAAATAACGGAATAACAGAAATAAATAGAGCTGTCGAACGTTTCGCGGCGCAACACCGGGGGAAAGCAGGGCAGAGATAAGCACGAGAGATTCCGGCAAAAAATCGGGAAGAATAAAGTCGAAAAGTGGTAGAGGGGCTAGAGGAGTTGGCAGGACGTGGGTCGGTTGGATCGAATTTCATACAAATCACCGGTAACTCAAGCCAAAAGCGAGGCGCACGCCCATGGCAGCATCAATAACCTCGACTCTTTTGTCTACGAGTCCTGATCTCCCTCTCACCCGCTGGTGAGGGCATTGATTATCCTGAATAATCACTGGCGATGGTGAATCACGATTTAATTAATCACAGTCCaatggagaattttatttttgatggaaaattttcaaacaatgGGGGAAGAACAAGGGGTTTTTCATGCGTTCCCCTATATGGAACGTGGAACGAGCCGACTGGGGATAGTCCTTACGGTCCTTCCGCCAAAGAAATGACCGAATGCACTTTCCCATCGTGTGCTGGGTGggtgggaagggggagggggagggggggcgcACTGGCGGGAGTTGGCGCGAGTGCGGGCGATACGATGGGGGAACTATGGCATCACGTTGGCCACTTATCGTCGTTAACTTAACGCTCCGGTAACTAATACGTGCCAGTTGTTACCCGGTATAGGCGCACTGGCCGCCGAGGTTTAAGGTGCACCGGGTTTGTTGGCAGAGTGTTGGCGGAATAACGGGCGGAATGTTTGTGGTGGTTGGGTAGGGTAGGGTGTGGGAGGGGGGGCTGATGTTTGTGGCGCCGGGGTGAGGAGGTTTAGGGGGGTGGGTTGGGGGGTtttaggggggagggggatgtttggggggagggggcgttGAGGaggttttgtattttttttttatggggtaATTGAGAcgttcgggaatttttttgggagaatTTTAAGGCGGGATTTATCTGGATATTTAATGTGATTTGGGAGGGGGGTGGGTGAGAGGTTTTAAGGGGGTGCGAATGGTTCTCGGGGGGTTGTAGGGgttttggggggggggagaagtgGGGAAaggacagaattttttttttgggatcaATCGATTGATAATTtggcgggaaaaaaaatttaaagtgCATTTTGGGGTTCGGGGGGGGCTACAGGGGTAAATGGGGGTTAATCTTGAGAACGGTGGGGTGAAAATCACAAGAGAAaagattttatttgaaaaagatTCTGTCaaggacaatttttatttgaaaatactttcgaaagaggattttttaatggaattttggaaccaaaattttttgGGACCACCAGGGGGTGCCCTAAATAACCTCCCAAtgctagataatttttttttcacagaacagtcccaaaaattgaattttaacgcGGGTCAACTGACCCATAGATCGATAGCacgagaaaaatcgagaaaaatcgaaaactaaaattaattcaaagacaaattaaagaaaaacattttaccccccccccctccccctccccgccAAACCAGGAACCATCACgagaattaataattcacgAACTGGGCCCATTTTCAATCCCatcaaaaataatcgaaactcgatttttttcattcgctaATTCGATTCCGTGACCCCCGcgaataattcaaattttgaagaaaataataCCGGAAGTGAATGCCCCATAAGGGCCACAGGCGACGAGGTCACGGTAGTTCAAAATCACTCTGCGATGGGAGAAGGTCGCGCGAGGGGATGGGGAGGTGGTTTTGAGGCCCCTACGGGCCCCAACGAGCCACACGGCCGTGACGCAGTGCCGAAGACAGCGTTAGAATACACGATGGGGTCCACACGGTTCCCAGGCAGTTCTATGAATACAAAATATACGAGGTCGAGTGCCAGTGCACCAGGAGATTCGCTCAATCATCCTGGACACGCCCGCCATATTGGTattttgcataaaaaaaaaaatattaacaagtGGGTGATGGAAAGCGCGTTTTGAGCGATAGAAATCGATTATTTGCGCTCGTTTCTGGTACCATTGACTTCCCATTAGTTGTTTCATTATTATAATGAGTGGTAAAACGTCTTTTCAAGTtgaattataaacaaatgaataaataaacaatctcGGGGGCTTTGTAGGGTTGAGAGATGTGGGGGGGttgaaatttgtttaaatgaattcagaaataaataaatattcgatgaaaatttgattgtttattaattttgcagTAAAATGAAGTCTTTTGTTGTTAATTCAGTTGTAGAAAACTAATAAAACTAAAGGAAAATTccgttaaaaatattataataataaataataaatataaattttataaaatgtcGAGTttacctctccctctctctatttaattatttaaaaaattttttcgttaacAAATTCTGTTGTAGAAAACCGATAaaacaaaaggaaaattgtttatcCCCTTTATAtcttgtttaaataatttttgggacttaattaatgaaaatagagTTCACagggaacaaaaaaatgaaaaattaaatgaaaattcaaataaaaatattctaataataaataataaatataaatttgacAAAATGTCGAACATTAAATCGTAAATTTCGaatttcagaataaaaaattaattaattttcttcaattatccaaaataatttcctcGTAACCGATATTCCCATTAATGTTCCTGCCACGCAACATTATCGAGATCTCGATATCTCGATAAAAATCGACCCAGCCGTTGGTAATCAATTACAAGTGAACTATTATAAAACTATTCGCATTCAATATCCAATAATTAACTGTCTTTCAACAGTCAATTCGTTTGAAAGTTAAATGTAAATGCGAGAGTATCGAATCCACGTCTTTATGATAtcgtaaaagaaaaaaaaaactatcgaatgaaaattcatcgcGAGGTTAATTCCGCGACCTTGCTTGTACCCATGGGAAGCCCGTGAGATTTACCTGGTTAATAGGCAACCTGCTACAGCTGTTGAGGAAAAGGTAAAAAGtgaacagagaaaaaaaaaaaaaaaaactgggtcTTAAAAGGGGCCTTACTCCTGATCGGACGTTGCGCAAATGATGGCGCGGGGGTGGGAggataggatttttcaatcgcAGGGGGATAGGATCGTTGGACTGCGGCGAGCCGATGTCGGCAAAGTGCACAACCACTGTAGGCGCGATTGGGACCACTGAGGTGTGACGGAATGTGTAGTAATGTCGGGGCCAATAGGCTAACGACTACTGGACTTCTTGTAATTGTTCTCGGGGACTTGAAAAATGAGATGAACTTTGGATTTTGTGGGGATATATTTGAGGAATTTGGGGAGCTTTGGGCCTTATATACgaagataattaaatattatcttAATGTATGAGGCCCAAAGCTCCCCAGACATTTAATCCTCTTCATATATAAGGCCCAAAGCTCTACAAATCCTCCaaaatttactttttatttttgtaaaaaaatgtctgagaCATTTCCCGAGCTTTGGGCCTTATATATATGAAGATAATTAAATGTTATCTTAATATATGAGGCCCAAAGCTTCCCAGACATCTAATAATCTTCATATATAAGGCCCAAAGCTCCACAAATCCtccagaatttattttttatttttgtaaagAAATGTCTGAGGAATTTCAGGAGCTTTGGGCCTTATatatgaagaaaataaaatactatCTTCATATATGAGGCCCAAAGCTCCCGAATCCCCCACAAATCTCCCTAAAATACCAAAAGTAAATTGCAATTCATAAAATACTATTtaacatcaactttttttttttttttttttttttttcgtttatgataattaattattataaattataataaatcctCGACACGTGAGACTTTATTCTCGTTGTTCGACgctttttttcctccctctcaATGTAATCATCACCTGATGAGAAATTCGAGGAAGGGAATACCACAACGTGCAGCACTCACTgggaccagaaaaaaaaaaaaaaaattcaaaacgtgTTGTGAATCCCATGGATATTATGTATACAGTGTTAGGGCAATCTTTAGTTCCTTACGGCGGGGTTGGGACAAGTATACGGTGAATATACCTCACCTTCCTAATAGTCGTCATTACTCTGACGCCTGTGGACGAACGTTTGACCCCGCGGTCCGGCCACTTTGGGGCGTTAACTCTcgcgaattattttttcctgggGAATTTCACGGAAACGACGTTTCATTCCCATTACTGGAGAAAGCTCGGTTGTATATGTAGAAATGATGATTATGAAAGGGGCGggggaatttcgaaaaatatgGGAAATAGTGGGGATTTTGGATGAATGAGCCAAATGATTTtggtgcattaaaaaaaattaaaattgtttttttattacgttttccagcatttttttaatcaaaatgaTTCAATTCTATGATATTATAGTGATTTCTAATGATTCTAGTGttgatttaaaattaatgtggagctattaattaattttcttttgaaaaaaaaaataaaaaaataaaaattgtctttttattaagttttccatcattttttgatCAAAATGACTCAATTCCACGATATTATAATGATTTCTAATGAATCTAGgggttaattaaaattaacgtGGAGCTacgaattaattttccatcgaaaaaaataaaataaaaaataaaaattgtttctctatcaaattttccatcattttttaaatcaaaatgACTTAATTCCACGATATTACAATGAT
Proteins encoded in this window:
- the LOC135171332 gene encoding tenascin-like; amino-acid sequence: MERHVKILLLVLGTVLGLQIANAQTSVAEPSTESSEPDPECTARCTGGPNDKCTLCGTACPLTCDRPEPGICTKQCVVNVCRCDQGYVRNARGRCVRPNQCPRRDPRCTRRCTGGRHDRCTLCGSACPRTCDRPNPEACTLQCIVNTCECERGYVRNAAGRCVRPDQCPQSRQPQCTRRCTGGPHDRCTLCGSACPLSCDRPNPRICTLQCLINVCECDRGFVRNSEGQCVRPDQCPSSGQPGQCTRRCTGGPNDECTFCGSACPPTCDRSSTMLCTPECRVNVCQCRRGYLRNSEGQCVRPDQCPPAE